From a region of the Lactuca sativa cultivar Salinas chromosome 4, Lsat_Salinas_v11, whole genome shotgun sequence genome:
- the LOC111878553 gene encoding probable membrane-associated kinase regulator 6, with amino-acid sequence TIILPTNTMETSQPLTIESFSYSWLINQNPSLDEIFNNTDEHYSKQESTDSFVNSQRFHEESQDFHFDLPFSIPNLVHADEIFFNGHIIPRSVSQIRVYSTPATPLVHFPPKNPSKTTKSYSQLIANLRVSSKRILGKCFSLLLPRKSTRIVDSSTNPVCLPSFVLTNERTNKRIEGDNTTFRRTKSWSHNSSYGSRFSCSKNKLCDYNETSVHEAIVHCKRSFEK; translated from the exons ACTATTATTCTTCCAACGAACACCATGGAAACCTCCCAACCTCTCACCATAGAAAGCTTCTCCTACTCTTGGTTAATCAATCAAAATCCTTCCCTCGACGAAATCTTCAACAACACCGACGAACACTACAGTAAACAAGAAAGCACAGACTCCTTTGTTAATTCACAAAGATTCCACGAAGAATCCCAAGATTTTCATTTTGATCTTCCATTTTCAATCCCGAATCTTGTACATGCCGATGAAATCTTTTTCAATGGACATATCATTCCTAGATCTGTCAGTCAGATAAGGGTATACTCGACTCCTGCGACACCTCTAGTTCACTTTCCACCCAAGAATCcttcaaaaactacaaaaagtTACAGTCAACTTATAGCGAATTTGCGTGTATCTTCAAAAAGGATACTTGGAAAGTGTTTTAGCTTGCTTTTACCACGAAAAAGTACAAGAATTGTGGACAGTTCGACAAATCCGGTTTGTTTGCCATCTTTTGTGCTTACAAATGAGCGAACGAACAAGAGAATCGAAGGTGACAATACCACATTCCGAAGAACGAAGAGTTGGAGTCACAACTCATCATATGGATCTCGTTTTTCATGTTCGAAAAACAAATTGTGTGATTACAATGAAACATCAGTTCACGAAGCCATTGTTCATTGCAAAAGATCATTTG AAAAGTGA